The following proteins are encoded in a genomic region of Aliiroseovarius sp. F47248L:
- a CDS encoding LacI family DNA-binding transcriptional regulator has protein sequence MTDTAPSRNRRPLTLRDVSEASGVSEMTVSRVLRNRGDVSQTTRERVLEAAKDLGYVPNKIAGALASQRVNLVAVIIPSLSNMVFPEVMTGINEVLDETPLQPVVGVTNYKPEREEKVLYEMLSWRPSGVIIAGLEHSDASKAMLKAAGIPVVEIMDTDGQAIDACVGISHRRAGRKMANAILKAGYRNIGFLGTKMPLDHRARKRFEGFTEALAKEGVEIVDREFYEGGSALAKGREMTEAMLKRTPEIDFLYYSNDMIGAGGLLYCLDQGISVPGQIGLAGFNGVELLDGLPRQLATMDACRAEIGRAAARIIAERSAEDGAGGGGERIELTPKIQPGDTLRRK, from the coding sequence GTGACAGACACAGCCCCATCCCGAAATCGCCGTCCCCTTACCCTTCGTGACGTGTCAGAGGCTTCCGGCGTTAGTGAAATGACGGTCAGCCGGGTGTTGCGAAACCGTGGCGATGTCAGCCAAACCACCCGCGAGCGGGTGTTGGAGGCGGCCAAAGATCTGGGCTATGTGCCGAACAAGATCGCAGGCGCCTTGGCCTCGCAACGGGTCAATCTGGTTGCGGTCATCATCCCCTCGCTCAGCAACATGGTGTTTCCCGAGGTCATGACCGGCATCAACGAGGTGCTGGACGAAACGCCTCTGCAACCAGTTGTGGGTGTTACGAACTACAAGCCCGAGCGCGAGGAAAAAGTGCTGTATGAGATGCTGTCCTGGCGTCCGTCCGGCGTGATCATCGCGGGGCTTGAACATTCCGACGCGTCCAAGGCGATGCTGAAGGCCGCTGGCATTCCGGTGGTCGAGATCATGGACACAGACGGTCAGGCGATCGACGCTTGTGTCGGAATTTCGCACCGACGGGCAGGCCGAAAGATGGCCAATGCGATCCTGAAAGCAGGCTATCGCAATATTGGCTTCCTTGGCACCAAAATGCCGCTGGATCACCGCGCCCGTAAACGGTTTGAAGGGTTCACCGAAGCGCTGGCCAAAGAAGGCGTCGAAATCGTTGATCGGGAGTTTTATGAGGGCGGATCGGCGCTGGCCAAGGGGCGCGAAATGACCGAAGCGATGCTGAAACGCACGCCCGAGATAGATTTTCTGTATTATTCCAACGATATGATCGGGGCAGGCGGATTGCTGTATTGTCTGGATCAGGGGATCAGCGTACCCGGGCAAATCGGGCTTGCCGGATTCAACGGGGTAGAGCTATTGGACGGCCTGCCCCGCCAACTTGCCACTATGGACGCTTGCCGTGCGGAGATTGGCCGCGCAGCCGCCCGCATCATCGCCGAACGCAGCGCCGAAGATGGCGCAGGTGGTGGTGGAGAGCGTATCGAGCTGACCCCAAAAATTCAGCCCGGCGACACGCTCAGGCGTAAGTAG
- a CDS encoding 3'(2'),5'-bisphosphate nucleotidase CysQ — MPETDDLSLLIDAAQDAGKIAARYFHGFADRWDKPGGQGPVTEADLAVDQMLREELTAARPGYGWLSEETEDGAERLSAEHVFIVDPIDGTRSFIEGSTTWAHSLAIARKGRVEAAVVYLPLRDKLYAAARGFGATLNHQPLEVSKRTELEGATVLAAKPNFVPSRWINATVPPISRKFRSSLAYRLSLVGEGRFDAMMTLHPTWEWDVAAGSLIVEEAGGAVSDRTRQPPRFNNPVPQLSGMVAGGAIIHDALLTRLA; from the coding sequence TTGCCGGAGACTGATGACCTGTCCCTGCTGATCGACGCCGCGCAGGACGCAGGCAAGATCGCCGCACGCTATTTCCATGGGTTCGCAGATCGCTGGGACAAACCCGGCGGCCAAGGCCCCGTGACCGAGGCCGATCTGGCGGTGGACCAGATGCTGCGCGAAGAACTAACCGCCGCGCGGCCTGGCTATGGCTGGTTGTCGGAAGAGACAGAGGATGGTGCAGAACGGCTGTCTGCCGAGCACGTGTTCATCGTCGATCCCATCGACGGTACGCGATCTTTCATCGAAGGATCTACCACGTGGGCACATTCACTTGCTATCGCCCGCAAAGGACGGGTGGAAGCCGCAGTGGTTTATCTTCCGCTACGCGATAAGCTCTATGCCGCTGCGCGCGGCTTTGGCGCCACGCTGAACCACCAACCTCTGGAGGTCAGCAAGCGCACAGAGCTTGAGGGGGCGACCGTTCTGGCCGCAAAACCCAATTTCGTTCCATCGCGTTGGATCAACGCTACCGTTCCACCCATCTCACGCAAGTTCCGGTCATCGCTTGCCTATCGCTTGTCGCTGGTGGGGGAAGGCCGGTTTGACGCGATGATGACCTTGCATCCCACATGGGAATGGGACGTTGCGGCCGGCAGCCTTATCGTCGAAGAAGCCGGCGGCGCTGTCAGCGACCGCACACGTCAGCCCCCGCGTTTCAACAACCCCGTCCCGCAGCTTTCCGGCATGGTCGCCGGTGGTGCGATTATTCACGACGCGCTGCTGACCCGTCTGGCATAG
- a CDS encoding relaxase/mobilization nuclease domain-containing protein, whose translation MIISFFATGTGGGAAPVDYLTAREVLAYDENRNLIRDDTGQPQTKIRDPLPEVLHGNPDQTRDLIDASPNKWSYTAGVISFADSDDPSPDAQQEAIELFEALAFAGLDRDQYDCLWVRHSHEGNVELHFCTPRLELSMGKALNIAPPGHENAFSSLRDLMNKTHGWADPLEPERAREVRATIEAPTRAQGREALHDWILDQISVGTITDRASMIDALTDAGFEIPRATKNYITAKDPDTGERWRLKGEIFHDDWQAEPPRREIERGPGDDPERPRRLDGISTGELQERFQQHCDQRAAYNRDRYQVLSERQQERVGEAERDDQALVDDLTLGDRGDGLNLDRDSADGELVLDGFDHALGANADGYDADRTGGADMGDAGPRPDGVEDLHDGATAHHLYRDQGALDDHSTDNTPDSFGARIARIRRTVGDGLRELSQGIARLGETLDQQDRKQGEWLGALRGAIDEITSHVRKHIGRLAARGADLRDASSGIRDQLETSERRREAAERELDARDSHRSAGHSL comes from the coding sequence ATGATCATCTCGTTCTTCGCCACGGGCACTGGTGGCGGTGCGGCCCCCGTCGACTACCTGACAGCGCGTGAAGTTCTTGCCTATGACGAGAACCGCAACCTCATCCGCGACGACACCGGCCAGCCGCAAACCAAGATCCGCGACCCGCTGCCCGAGGTACTGCACGGTAATCCAGACCAGACCCGTGACCTGATCGATGCGAGCCCCAACAAGTGGAGCTACACCGCAGGCGTGATCAGCTTTGCCGATAGCGATGATCCCAGTCCCGACGCACAGCAAGAGGCCATTGAGCTATTTGAGGCTCTGGCCTTTGCTGGGCTGGACAGGGATCAATACGATTGCCTTTGGGTGCGCCACTCGCATGAAGGCAATGTCGAGCTGCACTTCTGCACGCCACGCCTTGAGCTGAGCATGGGCAAGGCGTTGAACATCGCTCCGCCAGGCCATGAGAACGCCTTTTCCAGCCTCCGCGATTTGATGAACAAGACCCACGGTTGGGCAGACCCTTTGGAGCCAGAACGCGCACGGGAGGTAAGGGCGACGATTGAGGCCCCAACCCGCGCACAGGGGCGCGAGGCGCTGCACGATTGGATCCTCGATCAGATCAGCGTCGGCACCATTACTGACCGAGCCAGCATGATCGACGCACTCACTGACGCGGGATTCGAGATCCCCCGTGCCACCAAAAATTACATCACTGCCAAAGACCCCGACACCGGTGAGCGCTGGCGCTTGAAAGGAGAGATTTTCCATGACGACTGGCAAGCCGAACCGCCTCGCCGAGAAATTGAACGCGGACCTGGAGACGATCCGGAGCGACCACGCCGCCTTGATGGCATCTCAACTGGAGAGCTTCAGGAGCGATTTCAGCAGCATTGCGACCAGCGCGCTGCATACAATCGAGACCGATATCAGGTTCTTTCTGAGCGACAGCAAGAGCGAGTTGGAGAGGCGGAGCGAGACGATCAGGCGCTGGTTGACGATCTCACCTTGGGTGATCGTGGGGATGGTCTCAACCTGGATCGCGACAGTGCTGATGGCGAGTTGGTTTTGGACGGGTTTGATCACGCGCTCGGAGCTAACGCAGATGGGTATGACGCGGATCGAACAGGCGGGGCAGACATGGGTGACGCTGGACCCCGACCGGACGGAGTTGAAGACCTGCACGATGGCGCAACGGCCCATCATCTGTATCGAGATCAAGGAGCCTTAGATGACCATTCCACCGATAACACCCCTGACAGCTTTGGAGCGCGAATTGCTCGCATCCGTCGAACGGTTGGTGACGGCCTGCGAGAGCTCAGCCAAGGAATTGCACGCCTTGGAGAAACGCTCGACCAGCAGGATCGAAAGCAAGGTGAATGGCTTGGCGCACTGCGTGGCGCTATTGATGAAATCACATCTCACGTCCGTAAACACATTGGCCGACTTGCTGCGCGAGGAGCAGACTTACGAGACGCTTCAAGCGGGATTAGAGACCAGCTGGAAACTAGCGAAAGACGCCGAGAAGCGGCTGAACGAGAGTTAGACGCGAGAGATAGCCACCGCAGCGCGGGCCACTCGCTTTGA
- a CDS encoding SDR family oxidoreductase: MTDMTGKTVLITGASRGIGEAAAHIFAQAGANVVLTARGKSQIDAIAAAIGDRALAVRCDVSKWEDVKSAVDAAVARFGNVDVLINNAGVIEPIGPLIDSNPAEWGHVIDVNLKGVYYGIRAVMPIMAAQGGGSVLTISSGAAHNALEGWAHYCASKAGVHMLNKALHREGAGKGIRAIGLSPGTVATQMQREIKGSGINAVAQLSWSEHIPPEWVARALLWMCTEDADDFLGEEISLRDEGIRERAQVRR, translated from the coding sequence ATGACAGACATGACCGGAAAAACCGTATTGATTACCGGTGCCAGCCGCGGGATCGGCGAGGCCGCCGCCCATATCTTTGCCCAGGCCGGGGCCAATGTCGTGCTGACGGCGCGTGGGAAATCCCAGATCGACGCGATTGCTGCCGCAATTGGCGACCGCGCCCTCGCGGTGCGATGTGACGTATCAAAATGGGAGGATGTGAAATCTGCCGTTGACGCGGCGGTCGCCAGATTCGGCAATGTCGATGTCTTGATAAACAACGCAGGCGTGATCGAACCGATTGGACCATTGATAGACTCTAATCCGGCCGAATGGGGTCATGTGATCGACGTGAACCTGAAGGGTGTCTATTATGGTATCCGGGCAGTGATGCCGATCATGGCGGCGCAAGGCGGTGGGTCAGTACTGACCATCAGCTCGGGTGCCGCGCATAACGCGCTGGAAGGCTGGGCGCATTACTGTGCGTCGAAGGCAGGCGTGCATATGTTGAACAAGGCGCTGCATCGGGAGGGCGCGGGCAAGGGCATCCGCGCAATCGGCCTGTCGCCAGGCACCGTTGCCACCCAGATGCAACGCGAGATCAAAGGGTCGGGTATCAACGCGGTTGCCCAGCTTTCATGGTCCGAACACATCCCGCCAGAATGGGTCGCCCGCGCGCTGTTGTGGATGTGCACCGAGGATGCAGACGATTTCCTTGGCGAAGAAATCTCGCTGAGGGACGAAGGCATTCGCGAGCGTGCGCAGGTTCGTAGATGA
- a CDS encoding HNH endonuclease — MDSDLASKGKDSVPICALCSRPIPPVVAQSRHHLVPKLRGGKGGPTVLLHQICHNQIHLELSEAELARQFNTVAALRSYPALARFITWVAKRPPDFYAVTKGTRRRRGRS, encoded by the coding sequence ATGGATAGCGATCTGGCTTCAAAGGGCAAGGATTCTGTGCCGATCTGCGCGTTATGTAGCAGGCCGATTCCACCTGTCGTGGCGCAAAGTCGGCATCACCTCGTGCCTAAGCTTAGGGGTGGTAAAGGCGGCCCGACAGTACTTTTACATCAGATTTGCCACAATCAGATCCATCTTGAACTGAGCGAGGCCGAACTCGCGCGCCAGTTCAACACCGTTGCGGCGCTACGATCCTATCCGGCATTGGCACGGTTTATCACCTGGGTGGCCAAACGGCCGCCCGACTTCTATGCGGTAACAAAAGGCACGCGTCGCCGCCGGGGACGAAGTTAA
- a CDS encoding plasmid mobilization relaxosome protein MobC: MNATDPHKEQRARLPTDYIGGTCEGRQASPSNPNQTRASGVKEGLSESVIFRCTPSEKAALVAKACAAGLPNATLMREALGLVEARRRKPAPRVDPKLTFAIARVGGNLNQLSRWINGAVKSGSASQIDALKVAAQLVVIERQMAQIVAAHTGGE; encoded by the coding sequence ATGAACGCAACTGATCCCCACAAAGAGCAGAGAGCAAGGTTACCCACCGATTACATCGGCGGGACTTGTGAGGGGCGGCAAGCCTCCCCTTCAAACCCCAACCAGACGCGCGCAAGCGGCGTCAAAGAGGGCCTTTCCGAGAGCGTGATCTTTCGATGCACACCGTCCGAAAAGGCAGCGCTTGTGGCCAAAGCGTGCGCCGCTGGCCTGCCCAATGCCACGCTGATGCGAGAGGCCTTGGGGCTGGTCGAGGCACGTCGGCGCAAGCCCGCCCCCCGTGTTGATCCTAAGCTGACCTTTGCAATTGCCCGTGTCGGCGGCAACCTCAACCAGCTCTCCCGCTGGATCAACGGCGCGGTCAAATCCGGCAGTGCGAGCCAGATCGATGCGCTCAAGGTCGCGGCGCAGCTGGTGGTCATCGAGCGGCAGATGGCGCAGATCGTGGCGGCACACACAGGCGGCGAATGA
- a CDS encoding metallopeptidase TldD-related protein: MTNTLDDLTQQLLDAAQKAGADGADALAVDGTSVSIDVLHGKLEHAERSEDIDIGLRVLVGQRQACVSASDISTQTIQTMAERAVAMAKEAPEDPNIAQATAEMLASDWDLAALDLQDPTAEPDPADLERDAAEAEAAALAVEGVTQVSSSSAGYGRHQFHLATSNGFSGGYGRTHRAISTVAITGEGATMERDYAGEMRSFQADLPSAVEVGTKAGRRTVQRAGARKPPTGAFPVLYDERISSSLIGHLLSAVNGAMIARGSSWLRDALGEQVLPDGIDLIEDPHRPRISGSRPFDGEGLATRVRKIIDNGTLTGWTLDIATANKLGLNSTASASRGTSSPPSPSISNVTLTQGKSTKMDLTAQMGTGLLVTSMIGSTINPTTGDYSRGASGFWVENGQIAYPVNECTIAGNLRDMLRRIIPANDAEAHLSRMVPSLLVEGMTIAGD; this comes from the coding sequence ATGACAAATACGCTTGACGATCTGACACAGCAGTTGCTGGACGCCGCCCAGAAGGCCGGGGCCGATGGGGCGGATGCGCTCGCGGTTGACGGGACATCGGTGTCGATCGACGTGTTGCACGGGAAACTGGAACATGCCGAGCGATCAGAGGACATCGATATCGGTCTGCGCGTTCTGGTTGGGCAGCGGCAAGCCTGTGTTTCCGCATCGGACATTTCGACGCAAACCATTCAGACCATGGCGGAACGCGCAGTCGCGATGGCCAAGGAAGCCCCGGAAGATCCCAATATTGCGCAGGCCACAGCCGAGATGCTGGCCAGCGACTGGGATCTGGCTGCGTTGGACCTGCAAGACCCGACGGCCGAACCCGACCCGGCTGATCTGGAACGCGATGCTGCCGAAGCAGAGGCCGCTGCGCTGGCGGTCGAAGGTGTGACGCAGGTATCCAGCAGTTCTGCCGGATATGGGCGACACCAATTCCATCTGGCGACAAGCAACGGGTTTTCCGGCGGATACGGGCGCACCCATCGCGCCATTTCTACCGTTGCAATCACTGGCGAAGGGGCCACGATGGAGCGTGACTATGCCGGCGAAATGCGCAGTTTTCAGGCCGATCTTCCTTCGGCGGTCGAGGTTGGCACGAAGGCCGGGCGGCGCACGGTGCAGCGCGCGGGCGCACGAAAACCCCCAACCGGAGCCTTTCCGGTTCTCTATGACGAGCGGATTTCCTCGTCGCTGATCGGACATCTTTTGTCGGCGGTCAACGGTGCCATGATCGCCCGCGGTTCATCCTGGCTGCGCGACGCGTTGGGCGAGCAGGTCTTGCCCGACGGCATTGACCTGATCGAAGACCCACACCGCCCGCGCATATCGGGTTCGCGTCCTTTCGACGGAGAAGGGCTGGCCACACGGGTCCGCAAGATCATTGACAACGGCACGTTGACCGGGTGGACGCTGGACATTGCAACGGCCAACAAATTGGGCCTGAACAGCACAGCCAGCGCATCGCGAGGCACATCATCACCGCCGTCGCCCTCAATCTCGAATGTGACCCTAACACAAGGCAAATCGACCAAAATGGACTTGACGGCGCAGATGGGAACCGGTTTGCTCGTCACCTCGATGATCGGCTCGACCATCAATCCGACAACAGGCGATTACTCACGCGGCGCATCAGGTTTCTGGGTCGAAAACGGCCAGATCGCCTATCCGGTCAATGAATGCACCATTGCGGGCAATCTGCGGGACATGCTGCGCCGGATCATTCCCGCCAACGACGCCGAGGCCCACCTGAGCCGCATGGTTCCCAGCTTGCTGGTCGAAGGAATGACCATTGCCGGAGACTGA
- a CDS encoding mechanosensitive ion channel domain-containing protein, which produces MENRPEILDQAIGYFNQAWELAEGWLLSPAAWSQFGLLVVAYLAAHLVARKLSPVITRLLSPAGSAKSLLSKARLFLLIFLPLTLPLLAWAFTGIGEQVTRSLFGSGAVIAFGKRVFLFLAIRALVKQVLKDPFLKLLGRYVLIPVAGLYVLGLLEPVTTKLEETIVPLGNMSFSLLFALKFVVISGAIFWLGRWSNDQTRQAIKKQKEMRPATRELAAKAAEIAIFGVAFLILMNIMGINLTSLAVLGGAIGVGLGFGLQQIASNFISGVILLLEGQATVGDYVELDGGEAGTIVKMTARAAILETYDGRWIVVPNEHFITTRVVNYSDAGSANRYEAPFSVSYDSDIEAIPELIEKAVAELDFVLTGTEEQDPDCELRAFGDSGVDFAVEFWVNGIDDGRNKFTPRVMMQVWKTLKANNIEIPYPHRVVEMKASAQDTA; this is translated from the coding sequence ATGGAGAACCGCCCGGAAATTCTGGATCAGGCCATCGGCTATTTCAATCAAGCGTGGGAGCTTGCTGAAGGGTGGCTTTTATCACCGGCTGCGTGGTCTCAGTTCGGCTTGCTGGTGGTCGCCTATCTGGCGGCGCATTTGGTTGCCCGTAAACTATCCCCTGTCATCACGCGATTGCTGTCCCCCGCTGGCAGTGCAAAGAGCTTGCTGTCGAAGGCTCGGTTGTTCCTTCTGATTTTCCTGCCGCTGACTCTGCCACTTCTGGCATGGGCGTTTACCGGGATCGGTGAACAGGTTACGCGGTCGTTGTTCGGATCTGGCGCAGTGATCGCGTTTGGTAAACGCGTTTTTTTGTTTCTTGCGATACGCGCACTTGTGAAGCAGGTCCTGAAGGATCCGTTCCTGAAGCTGCTGGGGCGGTATGTGCTGATCCCTGTGGCAGGGCTCTACGTGCTTGGGTTGCTTGAACCGGTCACGACGAAGTTGGAAGAAACCATTGTGCCGCTGGGCAATATGAGCTTCTCGCTTTTGTTTGCATTAAAATTTGTCGTGATCAGTGGCGCAATTTTCTGGCTCGGACGCTGGTCGAATGACCAGACACGACAAGCCATCAAGAAACAGAAAGAGATGCGCCCAGCCACGCGTGAACTGGCTGCCAAGGCGGCCGAGATCGCAATCTTCGGCGTCGCCTTCCTGATTCTGATGAACATCATGGGTATCAACCTGACCTCGCTTGCGGTTCTGGGTGGTGCAATTGGCGTTGGGTTGGGTTTCGGACTGCAACAAATCGCGTCAAATTTCATCTCGGGCGTCATCCTTCTGTTGGAAGGTCAGGCGACCGTTGGCGACTACGTTGAGCTTGACGGTGGCGAGGCGGGCACGATTGTCAAGATGACGGCCCGCGCCGCCATATTAGAGACGTATGATGGCCGTTGGATTGTTGTTCCGAACGAGCATTTCATCACCACCCGTGTCGTCAATTATTCGGATGCGGGTAGCGCAAACCGGTACGAAGCGCCGTTCTCGGTCAGCTATGATTCCGATATCGAGGCGATCCCCGAGCTGATTGAAAAGGCAGTGGCTGAGCTTGATTTCGTTCTGACCGGCACCGAGGAACAAGATCCCGACTGCGAGTTGCGCGCCTTTGGTGACAGTGGTGTGGATTTTGCGGTGGAGTTTTGGGTGAACGGCATCGACGATGGGCGCAACAAGTTTACACCGCGTGTCATGATGCAGGTCTGGAAAACGCTTAAGGCCAACAACATCGAAATCCCCTATCCGCATCGCGTGGTCGAGATGAAAGCGTCTGCCCAGGACACCGCGTGA
- a CDS encoding TIGR03862 family flavoprotein, whose protein sequence is MTQALVIGAGPAGLMAAGELARAGLSMTIADAKPSPARKFLMAGKSGLNLTKAEPLDEFLSQILGPEHLREIVADFGPKAVQNWARELGQDVFTGSSGRVFPKAMKASPLLRAWLAELDSLGVQIRRGWYWTGIDGRDMKFVTPDGDQTLRPDVTVLALGGGSWSRLGSDGKWVSILAENGVTCTSFLPSNMGFVVNWSDHMQRHFGVPIKPVRLHVGDMSVVGEFVVSSHGIEGSAVYAVSREVRNGAALTVDLTPDRSEADVKNRLAKPRGKASLTNHLRKTLKLDPAKIALLQEFGRPLPTDTKVLAKLIKVLPIRHQGPRPIDEAISTAGGLSFDALDNGLMIKALPGVFAAGEMLDWDAPTGGYLLTTCLATGRYAGRAAANWAQNQMAETRR, encoded by the coding sequence GTGACACAGGCCTTGGTCATCGGTGCCGGACCTGCGGGCTTGATGGCGGCAGGTGAACTGGCGCGGGCTGGGCTATCTATGACGATTGCAGACGCCAAACCTTCACCAGCGCGGAAGTTCCTGATGGCTGGTAAATCCGGGCTGAACCTGACGAAAGCCGAACCTCTGGATGAATTCTTGAGCCAGATTCTAGGGCCGGAACACCTTCGCGAAATCGTCGCGGATTTCGGACCCAAGGCCGTTCAAAACTGGGCGCGTGAATTGGGGCAAGATGTGTTTACCGGATCATCGGGGCGCGTCTTTCCCAAGGCGATGAAGGCCTCGCCCCTTTTGCGCGCGTGGTTGGCCGAGTTGGACAGTCTGGGTGTTCAGATAAGACGGGGCTGGTATTGGACCGGGATCGACGGGCGTGACATGAAGTTCGTAACTCCCGATGGCGATCAGACGCTTCGCCCGGATGTGACCGTTCTGGCGCTGGGTGGGGGTAGTTGGTCACGCTTGGGGTCTGACGGCAAATGGGTCTCTATTCTGGCAGAAAACGGTGTCACCTGCACTTCGTTCTTACCGTCAAACATGGGTTTCGTGGTGAATTGGTCAGACCACATGCAGCGTCATTTCGGGGTTCCGATCAAACCCGTGCGCCTGCATGTGGGCGATATGTCGGTGGTGGGAGAGTTCGTTGTCTCCTCCCACGGCATCGAAGGGTCAGCCGTCTATGCCGTCAGTCGGGAAGTGAGGAACGGGGCGGCGTTGACCGTCGACCTGACACCAGACCGAAGCGAGGCGGATGTAAAGAACCGTTTGGCAAAACCGCGTGGAAAAGCCAGCCTGACAAACCACTTGCGCAAAACCTTGAAGCTGGACCCTGCCAAGATCGCGTTGTTGCAGGAGTTTGGCCGTCCTTTGCCAACAGACACGAAGGTGTTGGCTAAATTGATCAAGGTACTGCCAATCCGACATCAAGGCCCGCGCCCGATCGACGAAGCGATTTCAACCGCAGGCGGCCTGTCATTCGATGCGTTGGATAACGGATTGATGATTAAGGCGCTGCCCGGTGTCTTTGCCGCGGGCGAGATGTTGGACTGGGATGCGCCAACAGGCGGATATCTTTTGACGACCTGTCTGGCGACGGGGCGATACGCCGGACGGGCGGCAGCAAATTGGGCGCAGAATCAGATGGCAGAGACCCGCAGATAA
- a CDS encoding enoyl-CoA hydratase/isomerase family protein, whose product MIDLEKQDGVWIVTLNRPEKANSLTKAMLEELAQIAMDAAGEARVLILTGTGKVFSAGADLGEARAGLAVDGVWERLSNAVSAAPCLTIAALNGTLAGGAFGMALACDIRIAVPEASFFYPVMKLGFLPQPSDPRRMVGLIGPARTKIILMSGQKVQASEALQWGLVDRLAPRDTLIDVALDLADAPRAQQAEHVAEMKRMIPKIGSDTP is encoded by the coding sequence ATGATCGACCTCGAAAAGCAGGATGGGGTCTGGATTGTGACCCTAAACCGCCCTGAAAAGGCTAATTCTTTAACGAAGGCGATGCTGGAAGAACTGGCGCAGATCGCCATGGATGCGGCGGGCGAGGCGCGGGTTCTGATTCTGACCGGGACGGGAAAGGTGTTTTCAGCGGGCGCAGATCTGGGCGAAGCCCGCGCAGGTCTTGCCGTAGACGGCGTTTGGGAGCGTCTATCCAATGCGGTCTCGGCGGCGCCGTGCCTGACCATTGCGGCCCTGAACGGGACTTTGGCAGGCGGTGCGTTCGGTATGGCGCTGGCCTGTGACATCCGCATCGCAGTACCCGAGGCGTCATTTTTCTATCCCGTGATGAAGTTGGGCTTTCTTCCGCAACCGTCTGACCCACGTCGCATGGTGGGGCTGATTGGACCAGCACGCACCAAAATCATCCTGATGTCGGGGCAGAAGGTACAAGCCAGCGAAGCGTTGCAATGGGGGCTTGTGGACCGTTTGGCCCCGCGCGACACATTGATAGATGTAGCTTTGGACCTTGCCGATGCTCCGCGTGCTCAGCAGGCAGAACATGTTGCCGAGATGAAGCGGATGATTCCAAAGATAGGCTCTGATACGCCTTAA
- a CDS encoding LysR family transcriptional regulator produces MDLVDELKAFVATAQTGSFTAAADQLGVSNRLTSKYVAALEDRLGVRLLQRTTRRVGLTPAGQDLLARAPAMLDDLDDLLAEVSEGSRGLSGVIRISAPATFGEVYVVDMLARFGAAHPGLTLDLRLSDRYVDLASEGIDVAFRIGKTDMLSLKVRKLGSFRSMVVASPEYIDSQGMPETPAELADHACIVDTNRRAAHRWVFRNGTEEAIAHVQGRFHVNSARAAAELAVRGMGIAYAPRFALAAALDSGALVPVLTAHDGETGPVAAVYLEGRALPRKVRALIEFAAEDIRTADIL; encoded by the coding sequence ATGGACCTCGTCGATGAACTCAAGGCCTTTGTGGCCACGGCCCAGACCGGATCCTTCACCGCTGCGGCGGATCAGCTTGGCGTGTCGAACCGGCTGACCTCGAAATACGTGGCTGCGCTGGAGGATCGGCTGGGCGTTCGCCTGCTGCAACGCACCACGCGCCGAGTGGGGCTGACACCGGCGGGCCAGGATTTGCTGGCGCGCGCCCCGGCGATGCTGGACGATCTGGATGACCTGCTGGCCGAGGTGTCGGAAGGATCCCGGGGCTTGTCCGGCGTGATCCGTATTTCCGCGCCGGCGACCTTTGGCGAGGTATACGTTGTCGACATGCTTGCCCGTTTTGGCGCCGCGCACCCCGGGCTGACCCTCGATCTGAGGCTGAGCGACCGCTACGTGGACCTCGCCAGCGAGGGAATCGATGTGGCCTTTCGCATTGGCAAGACCGACATGCTGTCGCTCAAGGTCCGCAAGCTGGGATCTTTCAGAAGCATGGTGGTCGCCAGTCCCGAATATATCGACTCACAAGGGATGCCGGAAACACCCGCAGAGCTGGCAGACCATGCCTGCATCGTGGACACCAACCGCCGCGCCGCGCATCGCTGGGTCTTCAGGAACGGTACAGAGGAGGCCATTGCCCATGTGCAGGGTCGGTTCCACGTCAACTCGGCCCGGGCCGCCGCTGAACTGGCCGTGCGCGGCATGGGCATCGCCTATGCGCCGCGTTTCGCTCTCGCAGCGGCGCTGGACTCCGGTGCATTGGTCCCAGTGTTGACAGCCCATGACGGCGAAACCGGACCAGTTGCCGCTGTCTATCTAGAAGGCCGCGCACTGCCCCGCAAAGTGCGCGCACTGATCGAGTTCGCAGCGGAGGACATCCGAACGGCGGATATCCTTTGA